A genomic segment from Portunus trituberculatus isolate SZX2019 chromosome 14, ASM1759143v1, whole genome shotgun sequence encodes:
- the LOC123503436 gene encoding uncharacterized protein LOC123503436, giving the protein MLRGTSQADPLSKSWCAALSCDRKAREACWSSPRGMYKFTTTVVILSKQQSFGANFDCAPWLLKRLKTRRGTVSEVRTNDASSVEVADDAGEVAEAAQQREVVTEAVGVEEEARATPLPAPVMWHQQGPDLPGTSLVYVDEEEVIHLQKKRKLELALLEESIMAQERKQEAEQAKYMYGREKKKTTYMRITPISAVMTLVSHHSSML; this is encoded by the exons ATGCTGCGGGGCACGAGCCAGGCTGATCCATTAAGCAAGTCATGGTGTGCAGCACTGAGTTGTGATCGAAAGGCACGGGAGGCTTGCTGGAGTTCCCCACGAGGGAT GTATAAATTTACCACTACTGTTGTCATCTTGTCAAAACAACAATCATTTGGCGCCAACTTCGACTGCGCACCATGGCTACTCAAGAGActcaagacaagaagaggaacagttTCTGAAGTTAGAACTAATGATGCCAGCAGTGTGGAGGTAGCAGATGATGCTGGGGAAGTGGCAGAGGCAGCCCaacagagagaagtggtgaccgaggcagtgggtgttgaggaggaggcacgTGCCACACCACTTCCAGCACCAGTGATGTGGCACCAACAGGGGCCAGACTTGCCTGGTACATCACTGGTGtatgtggatgaggaggaggtcatccacctgcagaagaaaaggaagcttgaGCTTGCACTCCTTGAAGAATCTATAATGgctcaggaaaggaagcaagaagcagaacaggctaagtacat gtatgggagagaaaaaaaaaaaactacttacaTGAGAATAACACCAATCTCAGCAGTCATGACACTGGTGTCTCATCACTCATCAATgctgtaa